In Zingiber officinale cultivar Zhangliang chromosome 9B, Zo_v1.1, whole genome shotgun sequence, the genomic window GACAGTTGGGATACCTCATTTGACGCAGAACTCGTATAGATTCAACTCGTTCTTACTGCAAGTGGTTCAGATGGAGTTGCGACCTGTCAGGTGCTTGTGTAGTTGATGGGTTTAGGTATGTGGTAGGTCGTGGTGGAGCTTTGGATTGTGAAGTTCTGAATGCTTAGTGGGCCAAAGTGGGAAAAGTGTCAGTGGAATAAATTATTGAAATGAGCTAGAGGATGTCTGAGCTGGATGAAACTTTTGTTGGCTGTATGTAGTCCAAGATTCTCTTGAATAGTTGGGGACCTCTTCCTTTTATAGTTCCCTGGGATACCAATTCCTTCAACGGTGTCTTGCACTATGCTTCCACCATAGTGTCAAACTATCTCTTGTGGCAGCTCTTTCCCCTTGCTTGTGCTAGTGTCTAACCTAGTGTCTAACTCATTGATCGAGCTCTTTCCCCTTGCTTGTGCTTCCCGTTGACCCTTAGACCTGACACATGTTGACCATATATCGATTTCCAGGGTTAGTGATTTTTTACCCATGTTAAACTCATTAAAACTGTAATCGTGATTTGTATGAGAGAGCGGAATAAGGAAACACAGTTGATCACAAGGAATTTATGAGAATGGTACGAACTAAATAGAACCGTAACAAAAAAGAGTATCAAATGTGCACGCcgatttctaatttattttactcATTAATCTCGTTTGTAATTTTTCTTCTCTGATTTGTGCTGCAGACTGTGCGGAGCAAATGCTTCACAAAGTGCATCACGAAGCCCGGATCAAGCTTGAGTGGAAGCGAGAGCAGTTGCATCGCCCGTTGTATGGAGCGCTACATCGAGGCAACTGGAATCATCAGTCGAGCTCTCTTCAACGCGAACCGTTAGCTTTCAAAGCTTCTAGGACCTCTCTAAACACGAG contains:
- the LOC122022480 gene encoding mitochondrial import inner membrane translocase subunit Tim13-like: MDPFSSPSSSGISSGQSVPSADVLMDQLKTQLAQAYAEEFFETVRSKCFTKCITKPGSSLSGSESSCIARCMERYIEATGIISRALFNANR